The Virgibacillus sp. SK37 region AAATGTCACTGCTACAAATATGCTTGAAAAAGATGTACATTTAGGGGATGTTTTTCGTATTGGAGAGGCAGTCATACAAATTACTCAAAGCAGAATTCCATGCAGTACAATTACGAAAAGAACGAATAATCCTTCACTACTAAAGAGAATGATACAAACAGGTTTTACCGGCTATTTATGCCGGGTTTTAGAAGAAGGCATTGTGCGTCAGGATTCTCGAATTACTTTATTGGAGTCTCATCCAAAACAGGTATCTGTTCTTTATGAGAATGAGATTTACTTCCGGGCCAAAAGAATGTGGAAGGAATGAGAAAGGTTTTAGCCGTAGAGGAGTTGGCGACAGAGTTAAAAGAAACCTTAGAAAGCCGATTAAGTAAGCTTGTCCATCTCTAAGAATATACGAATGGTTTAATTTACATACCGGGAAGGACTCACCGGGCCTACATTTGAATAAAAAGAGCTCTTGATTTTGTATTGTATGATATTTAACTGACCAAAGAGGCGACTAAGAATAAATATTTCTCATTCAAAGGAGGAGTTTCTTTGAAGATTTGCACTGAAAGATTAATAATTAGGCCATTTGAAAGTAATGATATAGATGATGTATTTAATATTTACAATAACAATAATACATGTAAATACCTTTTGCATGATAAGTGGACAGACGAAAATCTTGAGAAAGAGTTTAATAAGAAGTTAGAACTAAAGTAATTGGTGATCTATCAGTATGGTACACCGATATGAAGGATACTGTTGAAATTGGTTTCAGTTTTTTAAATACAGTGTCAGGTAAAGGCTATGCAACTGAAGCCACAAGAAGTTTAGTCGAAAATCTATTCAATGAAATTAATGTTCATCGCATACAAGCTAACCTTGATGCTAGAAACGAAGCGTCAAAAAAATTATGTGAGCGTATAGGTATGAGAAAAGAAGCTCATTTTATACAAGATTTTTGGAATAAAGGGGAATGGACAGATAGCATTGTGTATGGGATGTTGCTTTCAGATTTAAATAAATGATATGTTAAATAACGTCAATAATAACAATTGCCCAAAAATTGGACACACTTTTTAATTAAATAAGTTCACGAGGATCAGACAATTTGGTAGATATTATTGAGATAAGAAGGGATACATATGCCTGTATGTGAGGACTGTAACTATAAATGGACGTATGGTCAAACAACCATAGAACATCTTAGGCTTAGGAAAGGGATGAGATGTCCCAATTGTCATGAAAAACAATACTCTACTAAAAAGAGCCAGGCAATAGACGTGATCATAAGTTTAGTTCTTATTTTTACATTAGTGACTGTTAAAAATATGGATCAGCCATCACTCGTTAACATTTTTTATATGCAGTGGGAATCTTTACGGTACAGCAACTCGTTCGCCCTTTCATCACTTCTCTTTCTAATACAAAAACCACGTTGTAAGAGTGGGCATGGCAGGATAGAGGAGTCCTGCTATTTCGTTGCAGTGCTTCAAAAAGGTGTTTATTATATGTTAAGTCTGGTTTTTCTGACCATATGTTTCATTATTGGGATCCAGCTTCTTTCTTTGATTTTTAAAGAAATCGGGAAGAAAATTCTGTTGGCACTCTTAGTTATTCTTATTAATATTGGCTTGTTTTTCTATAGCTTCATTGTTGGAGGTTTTGGCGGAATGGGGTTCTTCGCAGTGAGTGTCTCGTTATTTATTGCTTCGATGATTGTTACAATAGCTATGGTAGTTTTATATAAAATTAGAACCGGAGATTCTTAGCATAAAACTGGAGCGTTCACATGAATTGGTATTATATAATCAACAATAATTCAGATAGAAGTGAGGAAGAAAGTGGAAAAGTTCATAAAGGTTATTTTAAAAATTAGCTTTATATTTTATTTAATTGCATTGGTCATACTGTTGTTTATAGGTAACAGAGGTTATTTGTATACAGACCTAACGCTTTTGGAATATATGAAAACCTCTTCAAATTTTGTTCCGTTTAAAACGATTAATACATATCTTACGGCGATTGTTGATAACAGTATGAATAGGAATATACCGATTAAAAATCTTGTTGGTAACTTATTTATGTTTTTGCCAATGGGTATTTACCTGCCATTTTTTATTAGAAAAATAACAGGATTAGGTAGATTTATACTTTCCATGATTGTTTTGTTATTTTTTATTGAAGTGATTCAACTAGTAACAAGAAGAGGAAGCTTTGATATTGATGATTTTATCCTTAATATCATTGGAGCTTTAATTGGCTTTGCAATTTGGAGGACGAAATATATTCAAAAACTACTAAACTAGCATTGGATTAATCTAAATAATCGGATTTAAGAGGCAAAATGTAAAGGGGAAGCGTATGGAGAATTGGTTAACAGATATTATGAGCGAATTTGGTTATATGGGGATTATGTTTCTAATCGCCCTTGAAAATATTTTCCCGCCAATTCCGTCTGAGGTAATATTGACGTTTGGTGGCTTTATGACAATCGCATCTAAATTGAGTGTGATTGGTGTAATTATCTCAGCAACAGCGGGTTCAGTTGTAGGAGCTATTGTACTATACATTATTGGTTTACAACTTGATGTCGCAAAGCTTGAAAAGATTGTCGACAGATGGGGGCATGTGCTGCGATTAACAAAAAAGGATATCCATAAGGCTGATGGCTGGTTTGATACATATGGCCCCTGGACAGTCTTTTTCTGTCGATTCGTTCCTTTAATACGAAGTTTGATTTCCATTCCTGCTGGGATGTCAAACATGAATGTTGGCCTGTTTCTTTTATTTACAACGCTAGGCACCTTGATTTGGAATATTGTTCTTGTGAATTTAGGTGCGTCGCTAGGTAATTCTTGGGAAGTGGTCGTAGAGTATATGGAAATCTACTCAAAAGTGATTTACGTTACATTACTTTTACTCGTTGCTGTTTTATTGTACCTATTTATAAAAAGAAGAAGGTAAGGCTAGTTAGTGAAACTTTTTCTGGGGAATTTCGTAAGTATTTTTAAAGGGCTATATTTGGTGATGAACAATTGCTAAAATAGCCCTACTTTATATATCTGGCTGAATCTTTGCTATGTACA contains the following coding sequences:
- a CDS encoding VanZ family protein encodes the protein MEKFIKVILKISFIFYLIALVILLFIGNRGYLYTDLTLLEYMKTSSNFVPFKTINTYLTAIVDNSMNRNIPIKNLVGNLFMFLPMGIYLPFFIRKITGLGRFILSMIVLLFFIEVIQLVTRRGSFDIDDFILNIIGALIGFAIWRTKYIQKLLN
- a CDS encoding DedA family protein; its protein translation is MENWLTDIMSEFGYMGIMFLIALENIFPPIPSEVILTFGGFMTIASKLSVIGVIISATAGSVVGAIVLYIIGLQLDVAKLEKIVDRWGHVLRLTKKDIHKADGWFDTYGPWTVFFCRFVPLIRSLISIPAGMSNMNVGLFLLFTTLGTLIWNIVLVNLGASLGNSWEVVVEYMEIYSKVIYVTLLLLVAVLLYLFIKRRR